The following are encoded together in the Panicum virgatum strain AP13 chromosome 6K, P.virgatum_v5, whole genome shotgun sequence genome:
- the LOC120712546 gene encoding histone H2B.2-like isoform X3: protein MAPKAEKKPTAKKPAEEELAAEKAPAGKKPKAEKRLPAQGRGKKGRKKAKKSVETYKIYIFKVLKQVHPDIGISSNAMSIMNSFINDIFEKLAGEAAKLARYNKKPTITSHEIQNSVRFVLSGELAKHAVSKGTKSVTKFTFS from the exons atGGCGCCCAAGGcggagaagaagcccacggcgaagaagccggcggaggaggagctcgcGGCGGAGAAGGCACCGGCCGGGAAGAAGCCCAAGGCGGAGAAGCGGCTCCCCGCGCAAGGGCGG GGGAAGAAGGGCAGGAAGAAGGCGAAGAAGAGCGTGGAGACGTACAAGATCTACATCTTCAAGGTGCTGAAGCAGGTGCACCCGGACATCGGCATCTCCTCCAATGCCATGTCCATCATGAACTCGTTCATCAACGACATCTTCGAGAAGCTGGCGGGCGAGGCGGCCAAGCTCGCACGCTACAACAAGAAGCCCACCATCACCTCCCACGAGATCCAGAACTCCGTGCGCTTCGTCCTCTCCGGGGAGCTTGCCAAGCACGCCGTCTCCAAGGGCACCAAGTCCGTCACCAAGTTCACCTTCTCCTAG
- the LOC120712546 gene encoding histone H2B.2-like isoform X2: MAPKAEKKPTAKKPAEEELAAEKAPAGKKPKAEKRLPSKEGGGEGKKGRKKAKKSVETYKIYIFKVLKQVHPDIGISSNAMSIMNSFINDIFEKLAGEAAKLARYNKKPTITSHEIQNSVRFVLSGELAKHAVSKGTKSVTKFTFS; encoded by the exons atGGCGCCCAAGGcggagaagaagcccacggcgaagaagccggcggaggaggagctcgcGGCGGAGAAGGCACCGGCCGGGAAGAAGCCCAAGGCGGAGAAGCGGCTCCCC TCCAAGGAGGGCGGCGGTGAGGGGAAGAAGGGCAGGAAGAAGGCGAAGAAGAGCGTGGAGACGTACAAGATCTACATCTTCAAGGTGCTGAAGCAGGTGCACCCGGACATCGGCATCTCCTCCAATGCCATGTCCATCATGAACTCGTTCATCAACGACATCTTCGAGAAGCTGGCGGGCGAGGCGGCCAAGCTCGCACGCTACAACAAGAAGCCCACCATCACCTCCCACGAGATCCAGAACTCCGTGCGCTTCGTCCTCTCCGGGGAGCTTGCCAAGCACGCCGTCTCCAAGGGCACCAAGTCCGTCACCAAGTTCACCTTCTCCTAG
- the LOC120712546 gene encoding histone H2B.2-like isoform X4 produces MAPKAEKKPTAKKPAEEELSKEGGGEGKKGRKKAKKSVETYKIYIFKVLKQVHPDIGISSNAMSIMNSFINDIFEKLAGEAAKLARYNKKPTITSHEIQNSVRFVLSGELAKHAVSKGTKSVTKFTFS; encoded by the exons atGGCGCCCAAGGcggagaagaagcccacggcgaagaagccggcggaggaggagctc TCCAAGGAGGGCGGCGGTGAGGGGAAGAAGGGCAGGAAGAAGGCGAAGAAGAGCGTGGAGACGTACAAGATCTACATCTTCAAGGTGCTGAAGCAGGTGCACCCGGACATCGGCATCTCCTCCAATGCCATGTCCATCATGAACTCGTTCATCAACGACATCTTCGAGAAGCTGGCGGGCGAGGCGGCCAAGCTCGCACGCTACAACAAGAAGCCCACCATCACCTCCCACGAGATCCAGAACTCCGTGCGCTTCGTCCTCTCCGGGGAGCTTGCCAAGCACGCCGTCTCCAAGGGCACCAAGTCCGTCACCAAGTTCACCTTCTCCTAG
- the LOC120712546 gene encoding histone H2B.2-like isoform X1 gives MAPKAEKKPTAKKPAEEELAAEKAPAGKKPKAEKRLPAQGREGGGEGKKGRKKAKKSVETYKIYIFKVLKQVHPDIGISSNAMSIMNSFINDIFEKLAGEAAKLARYNKKPTITSHEIQNSVRFVLSGELAKHAVSKGTKSVTKFTFS, from the exons atGGCGCCCAAGGcggagaagaagcccacggcgaagaagccggcggaggaggagctcgcGGCGGAGAAGGCACCGGCCGGGAAGAAGCCCAAGGCGGAGAAGCGGCTCCCCGCGCAAGGGCGG GAGGGCGGCGGTGAGGGGAAGAAGGGCAGGAAGAAGGCGAAGAAGAGCGTGGAGACGTACAAGATCTACATCTTCAAGGTGCTGAAGCAGGTGCACCCGGACATCGGCATCTCCTCCAATGCCATGTCCATCATGAACTCGTTCATCAACGACATCTTCGAGAAGCTGGCGGGCGAGGCGGCCAAGCTCGCACGCTACAACAAGAAGCCCACCATCACCTCCCACGAGATCCAGAACTCCGTGCGCTTCGTCCTCTCCGGGGAGCTTGCCAAGCACGCCGTCTCCAAGGGCACCAAGTCCGTCACCAAGTTCACCTTCTCCTAG